In a genomic window of Scyliorhinus torazame isolate Kashiwa2021f chromosome 5, sScyTor2.1, whole genome shotgun sequence:
- the LOC140420065 gene encoding uncharacterized protein produces the protein MEKPWICGDCGKGFSAPSQLEIHRRIHTGERPFTCSVCEKGFTQLSHLNTHQRVHTGEKPFTCSQCGKDFSDPSGLRSHQRIHTGERPFSCSQCEKRFSDSSTLRTHHRVHTRERRFSCSQCGKGFTHSSYLNAHKLVHSGVRPFTCSQCEKEFTQLSHLQTHQRVHTGEKPFTCSQCGKGFSQLSSLQTHQRVHTGEKPFTCSQCGKGFSQLSSLQRHQRVHTGERPFTCSQCGNKFTELSSLQTHQRVHTGERPFTCSRCGKGFTTLSSLRRHQQVHTGES, from the coding sequence atggagaaaccgtggatatgtggggattgtgggaagggattcagtgcccCATCTcaactggagattcatcgacgtattcacactggggagaggccgttcacctgctctgtatgtgagaagggattcactcagttatcccacctaaatacacaccagcgtgttcacactggggagaagccattcacctgctctcagtgtgggaaggatttCAGTGATCCATCCGGCCTGCGgtcacaccagcgcattcacactggggagaggccattcagctgctctcagtgtgagaagagattcagtgattcatccaccctgcggacacaccaccgGGTTCACACAAGGGAGAGGCGGtttagctgctctcagtgtgggaagggattcactcattcatcctatCTGAATGCACACAAGCTAGTTCACTCTggggtgaggccattcacctgctctcaatgtgagaaggaattcactcagttatcccacctacagacacaccagcgggttcacactggggagaagccgttcacctgctctcaatgtgggaagggattcagtcaattatccagcctgcagacacaccagcgagttcacactggggagaagccgttcacctgctctcaatgtgggaagggattcagtcaattatccagcctgcagagacaccagcgagttcacactggggagaggccgttcacctgctctcagtgtggaaacaaATTCACTGAGTTAtctagcctgcagacacaccaacgagttcacactggggagaggccgttcacctgctctcgatgtgggaagggattcactacattatccagcctgcggagacaccagcaagttcacaccggggagagttaa
- the LOC140420056 gene encoding uncharacterized protein, which translates to MINMEKVWKCGDCGKGFKYPSQLETHQHSHTGKRPFSCSQCGKGFTQISNLQTHQRLHTGEKPFTCSVCGKGFTQSSSLQRHNVTHSNERPFKCSDCGNRFKRSQELMFHQRIHTEERPFSCSHCTESFKTSSTLRRHQRVHSGERSFICSQCGKRFTQLSNLQTHQRVHTGERPFVCSVCGKGFTQSSSLLSHNVTHSIERPFKCSDCGNRFKSSQELMSHQRIHTEERPFSCSHCTKSFKTSSTLRTHQRVHTGEKPFTCSVCGKGFTHSSNLLSHNVTHSNERPFKCSDCGNGFKSSQVLMEHQRTHTEERPFSCSHCTKRFQTSSTLRRHQRVHTGEKPFTCTVCGQRFSRSSHLLRHQRVH; encoded by the coding sequence ATGATAAACATGGAGAAagtgtggaaatgtggagactgtgggaagggatttaaataTCCATCTCAGTTGGAAACtcatcaacacagtcacacagggaagagaccattcagctgctctcagtgtgggaagggattcactcaaatatccaacctgcagacacaccagcgacttcacactggggagaagccgttcacctgctctgtgtgtggaaagggattcactcagtcatccagcctgcagagacacaatgtcactcactccaatgagagaccttttaaatgctctgactgtgggaatagGTTCAAAAGGTCTCAGGAACTAATgttccaccagcgcattcacactgaggagagaccgttcagctgctctcactgcacagagAGCTttaaaacatcatccacattgcggagacaccagagagttcactctggggagaggtcgttcatctgctctcagtgtgggaagagatttactcaattatccaacctgcagacacaccagcgagttcacactggggagaggccattcgtctgctctgtgtgtgggaagggattcactcagtcatccagcctgctgagccacaatgtcactcactccattgagagaccctttaaatgctctgactgtgggaatagGTTCAAAAGCTCTCAGGAActaatgtcccaccagcgcattcatactgaggagagaccgttcagctgctctcactgcacaaagagctttaaaacatcatccacattgcggacacaccagcgagttcacactggggagaaaccgttcacctgctcagtgtgtgggaagggattcactcattcatccaatctgctgagccacaatgtcactcactccaatgagagaccctttaaatgctctgactgtgggaatgggtttaaaagctctcaggtactgatggaacaccagcgcactcacactgaggagagaccgttcagctgctctcactgcacaaagaggtttcaaacatcatccacattgcggagacaccagcgagttcacactggcgagaagccgttcacctgcaccgtgtgtgggcagagattctctcggtcatcccacctgctgagacaccagcgagtccactAG
- the LOC140420059 gene encoding uncharacterized protein — protein MEKSWKCGDCGKRFRFPSILETHQRIHTGERPFTCSQCGKGFITLSNLKKHQPVHVGEKPFTCSTCRKGFSTSSELRTHQQVHTEERPFTHSECGKGFTQVSNLLGHTVTHSNERPFKCSDCGSSFKRSHKLMNHQCIHTRERPFSCSHCTKRFRNSSHLLIHQILHTGERPFTCSQCRKGFTQISNLRRHERIHTGKRPFTCSDCGKGFTRLSHLQTHQQIHTGERPFTCSDCGTGFTRLSHLQAHQRIHTGERPFTCSDCGKRFTQLPNLQAHQRVHTGERPFICTVCEKGFTWSTLLLRHQRVHK, from the coding sequence atggagaaatcatggaaatgtggggactgtgggaaaagattcagattcccatctatactggaaactcatcaacgcattcacactggggagaggccgttcacctgctctcagtgtgggaagggattcattacgtTATCCAACCTGAAGAAGCACCAGCCAGTCCAtgtcggggagaagccattcacctgctccacatgtAGGAAGGGGTTCAGTACTTCATCCGAACTGCgtacacaccaacaagttcacactgaggagagaccattcacccacagtgagtgtgggaagggatttactcaggtaTCCAATCTGCTgggccacactgtcactcacagcaatgagagaccctttaaatgctctgactgtgggagcagCTTCAAAAGGTCTCACAAACTGATGAACCATCAGtgcattcacaccagggagagaccgttcagctgctctcactgcacaaagaggtttcgaaACTCATCCCATCTGCTGATACACCAGATCctgcacaccggagagaggccattcacctgctctcagtgtagaaagggattcactcaaataagcaacctgcggagacacgagcgaattcacactgggaagaggccgttcacctgctctgattgtgggaagggattcactcggttatcccacctacagacacaccagcaaattcacactggggagaggccgttcacctgctctgactgtgggacaggattcacccggttatcccacctgcaggcacaccagcgaattcacactggggagaggccgttcacctgctctgactgtgggaagagattcactcagttacccaatctgcaagcacaccagcgagttcacactggggagaggccattcatctgcacagtgtgtgagaagggattcacttggtcaacacttctgctgagacaccagcgagttcacaagtga